Proteins from one Bacteroides zhangwenhongii genomic window:
- the accC gene encoding acetyl-CoA carboxylase biotin carboxylase subunit translates to MIKKILVANRGEIAVRVMRSCREMEITSIAIFSEADRTAKHVLYADEAYCVGPAASKESYLNIEKIIEVAKAAHADAIHPGYGFLSENATFARRCQEEGIIFIGPNPETMEAMGDKIAARIKMIEAGVPVVPGTQDNLKSVEEAIELCNKIGYPVMLKASMGGGGKGMRLIHSAEEVEEAYTTAKSESLSSFGDDTVYLEKFVEEPHHIEFQILGDKHGNVIHLCERECSVQRRNQKIVEETPSVFVTPELRKDMGEKAVAAAKAVNYIGAGTIEFLVDKHRNYYFLEMNTRLQVEHPITEEVIGVDLVKEQIKVADGQVLQLKQENIQQRGHAIECRICAEDTEMNFMPSPGIIKQITEPNSIGVRIDSYVYEGYEIPIYYDPMIGKLIVWATNREYAIERMRRVLHEYKLTGVKNNISYLRAIMDTPDFVEGHYDTGFIAKNGEHLKQCIMRTSERAENIAMIAAYIDYLMNLEENKGDATDNRPISKWKEFGLHKGVLRI, encoded by the coding sequence ATGATAAAAAAAATCTTAGTAGCCAATCGCGGTGAAATTGCCGTAAGGGTGATGCGCTCCTGCCGGGAGATGGAGATAACGAGTATCGCTATCTTTTCCGAAGCAGACCGGACCGCGAAGCACGTGCTTTATGCAGACGAAGCTTATTGCGTAGGGCCGGCAGCATCCAAAGAGAGTTATCTGAATATAGAAAAAATCATCGAAGTGGCGAAAGCAGCTCATGCGGACGCCATCCATCCGGGTTACGGCTTCTTGTCCGAGAATGCTACCTTCGCCCGTCGATGTCAGGAAGAAGGAATCATCTTTATCGGACCTAATCCGGAAACAATGGAAGCCATGGGGGATAAAATTGCTGCCCGTATCAAAATGATCGAGGCGGGAGTACCCGTTGTTCCCGGCACACAAGACAATTTGAAAAGTGTGGAAGAAGCCATAGAGCTTTGCAATAAGATCGGATATCCGGTGATGCTGAAAGCTTCTATGGGCGGTGGTGGAAAAGGTATGCGCCTCATCCACAGTGCCGAAGAAGTGGAAGAAGCTTATACCACTGCCAAGAGCGAATCGTTGTCTTCCTTTGGCGACGACACGGTTTATCTGGAGAAGTTCGTTGAAGAGCCTCATCACATCGAGTTCCAGATTCTTGGTGACAAACATGGAAATGTCATTCATCTGTGCGAACGCGAATGTTCCGTGCAACGCCGTAACCAGAAAATCGTAGAGGAGACTCCTTCGGTTTTCGTCACTCCCGAACTGCGGAAAGATATGGGTGAAAAGGCGGTAGCTGCGGCTAAAGCGGTGAACTATATCGGTGCGGGTACTATCGAATTTCTTGTTGACAAACACCGCAACTATTATTTCCTTGAGATGAACACCCGTTTACAGGTGGAGCATCCGATTACGGAAGAAGTGATTGGGGTAGATTTGGTGAAAGAGCAGATTAAAGTTGCCGACGGACAGGTGCTTCAACTGAAACAAGAAAATATTCAGCAACGCGGACACGCTATTGAGTGTCGTATTTGTGCCGAAGATACAGAAATGAATTTCATGCCGAGCCCGGGCATCATCAAACAGATTACAGAGCCGAACAGTATCGGTGTACGTATCGACAGTTATGTGTACGAGGGATATGAAATTCCAATCTACTACGACCCGATGATCGGTAAACTGATTGTATGGGCTACCAACCGCGAATACGCTATCGAGCGGATGCGCCGCGTACTCCACGAATATAAGTTGACCGGTGTGAAAAACAATATCAGCTATCTGCGTGCCATCATGGACACTCCCGATTTCGTGGAAGGTCACTATGACACAGGATTCATTGCCAAGAATGGCGAACACTTGAAACAATGTATCATGCGCACCAGCGAACGTGCTGAAAACATTGCCATGATTGCCGCATACATAGACTACCTGATGAATCTCGAAGAGAACAAAGGTGATGCAACGGATAACCGTCCTATCAGTAAATGGAAGGAATTCGGGTTGCACAAAGGTGTATTAAGAATCTAA
- a CDS encoding acetyl-CoA carboxylase biotin carboxyl carrier protein subunit — protein MEIHIGDRVAEIELVSKEDNKVVLTIDGKPFEADVVMAENGTCNILMDGRSANAQLIRRENGKSYKVNTHYSSFNVEIVDSQAKYLRMRKKGEAEQNDSIISPMPGKVVKIPVTVGQEMKAGDTVIVIEAMKMQSNYKVTSDCRIKEILVREGDNITGDQTLITLETID, from the coding sequence ATGGAAATTCATATAGGAGACCGTGTGGCCGAAATAGAATTGGTCAGCAAAGAAGATAACAAAGTGGTACTCACCATTGACGGGAAGCCTTTCGAGGCTGATGTTGTGATGGCGGAAAACGGGACCTGCAACATTCTGATGGATGGCCGCAGTGCAAATGCCCAATTAATTCGACGTGAAAACGGGAAAAGCTATAAAGTAAACACTCATTATAGCAGTTTTAATGTCGAAATCGTAGACAGTCAAGCAAAATACCTGCGTATGCGCAAGAAAGGGGAAGCAGAACAAAACGACAGTATCATTTCCCCAATGCCGGGCAAAGTAGTAAAAATCCCCGTAACAGTAGGTCAGGAAATGAAAGCTGGAGATACGGTTATCGTTATCGAAGCCATGAAGATGCAGAGCAACTACAAGGTAACTTCCGACTGCCGCATCAAAGAAATACTGGTCCGGGAAGGAGATAACATCACCGGTGACCAGACATTAATAACTCTTGAAACAATCGATTAA
- a CDS encoding acyl-CoA carboxylase subunit beta yields MEEKNKAYATFEERDRIASLGGGAAKIEKQHESGKMTARERIDMLLDKGTFVELDKLMVHRCTNYGMDKNKIPGDGIVSGYGKIDGRQVFVYAYDFTVYGGSLSASNAKKIVKVQQLALKNGAPIIALNDSGGARIQEGIESLSGYADIFYQNTMASGVIPQISAILGPCAGGACYSPALTDFIFMVKEQSHMFVTGPDVVKTVIHEEVSKEELGGAMAHSSKSGVTHFMCNTEEELLMSIRELLSFLPQNNMDETRKQNCTDEINHEDTTLDTIVPTDPNVPYDMKDIIERVVDNGYFFEVMPNFAKNIIIGFARLAGRSVGIVANQPAYLAGVLDIDASDKASRFIRFCDCFNIPLITFEDVPGFLPGYTQENNGIIRHGAKIVYAFAEATVPKLTVITRKAYGGAYIVMNSKQTGADVNFAYPSAEIAVMGADGAINILFRKADEATKAKELEAYKEKFATPYQAAELGYIDEIIYPRQTRKRLIQALEMTENKMQTNPPKKHGNMPL; encoded by the coding sequence ATGGAAGAAAAAAATAAAGCATACGCCACGTTTGAAGAACGTGACCGCATCGCTTCACTCGGTGGAGGCGCTGCCAAAATAGAGAAACAACACGAAAGCGGGAAGATGACTGCCCGCGAACGTATCGATATGCTGTTGGACAAAGGTACATTTGTGGAACTGGACAAACTGATGGTTCATCGTTGCACCAACTACGGCATGGACAAGAATAAAATTCCGGGAGACGGTATCGTGTCAGGTTATGGAAAGATAGACGGACGTCAGGTGTTCGTTTATGCCTATGACTTCACCGTTTACGGCGGTTCTCTATCGGCTTCCAACGCAAAAAAAATTGTAAAAGTCCAACAACTTGCCTTGAAGAACGGCGCTCCGATTATCGCCCTGAACGATTCAGGCGGCGCACGTATCCAGGAAGGCATCGAGAGCCTTTCCGGTTATGCGGACATCTTCTATCAGAACACGATGGCGAGCGGTGTGATTCCGCAGATTTCAGCTATTCTCGGTCCTTGTGCCGGAGGCGCCTGCTACTCTCCTGCCCTTACCGACTTTATATTTATGGTAAAAGAACAAAGCCATATGTTCGTGACCGGTCCCGATGTTGTGAAAACCGTCATTCATGAGGAAGTGAGCAAAGAAGAACTAGGTGGTGCTATGGCACATAGCAGTAAGAGCGGTGTTACTCATTTCATGTGCAACACGGAAGAAGAGCTACTGATGAGCATACGTGAGCTGCTTTCGTTCTTGCCTCAGAACAATATGGACGAGACCAGAAAACAGAACTGTACAGATGAAATAAATCATGAAGACACCACTTTGGATACCATTGTCCCCACAGATCCGAATGTTCCGTATGATATGAAAGATATTATCGAGCGAGTGGTAGACAACGGTTATTTCTTTGAAGTCATGCCGAACTTCGCCAAAAATATCATTATCGGTTTTGCTCGTCTGGCAGGACGTTCGGTAGGCATTGTCGCCAACCAACCCGCCTACCTTGCCGGAGTACTTGATATTGACGCCAGTGACAAAGCAAGTCGCTTCATCCGTTTCTGCGATTGTTTCAATATCCCATTGATTACCTTTGAAGATGTTCCGGGATTCCTTCCGGGATATACACAGGAAAATAACGGCATTATCCGTCACGGAGCAAAAATCGTTTATGCATTTGCGGAAGCTACCGTTCCCAAACTCACCGTCATTACCCGCAAAGCCTACGGTGGCGCTTACATCGTCATGAACTCCAAGCAGACAGGAGCCGATGTAAACTTCGCTTATCCAAGTGCCGAAATCGCAGTGATGGGAGCAGACGGTGCCATCAATATCTTGTTCCGTAAGGCTGACGAAGCAACGAAAGCTAAAGAGCTGGAAGCTTACAAAGAAAAATTCGCAACTCCTTATCAAGCTGCCGAATTGGGATATATTGACGAAATTATTTATCCGAGGCAGACTCGTAAACGTCTGATTCAGGCACTGGAGATGACAGAAAATAAGATGCAGACAAATCCGCCTAAAAAACACGGTAATATGCCCTTATAA